A single region of the Changchengzhania lutea genome encodes:
- a CDS encoding IS1634 family transposase, translated as MLQFSNDCYGCLARSNVYIYDMFVRQKKNKSGSFSIQILKKEGRRNKILQTVGVGRTSQEVDLLKRIANFEIDKLSQQPSLFIESEDLTIDAFVSSLYNENIQLIGPDLVFGSLFNTVGYESSLKDTEYLKALVISRLVMPGSKLRTVEYLHRHAKVDVGVHAIYRYMDKLTEPVINIIQGITFNYTKKILNNQIGLVFYDMTTLYFETDKEDQLRKIGYSKDGKHQHPQIMIGLLVSTNGYPIAYQVFEGNTAETKTLVPAIEQICKRYAIAKPIVVADAALLSKKNIEKLEEEGFRYILGGRVKSEKEDIRNLILEANIPETKPHDFITSKGRLVVSFSTKRQRKDEFNRKRGLTKLKKKVATGKLTKESINNRGYNKYLKLEGDTKVEIDYDRYKADSKWDGLKGYNTNTDLDPKEVIKAYANLWTVEKAFRISKSDLRARPIYHRKNGRIKAHICICFMAYTLYKELERRLCLNKTGISIEKAILEINDIQQLTYALPRSKEVKSKLLQLSESKTKILEIMKF; from the coding sequence ATGTTACAATTTTCAAATGATTGTTATGGGTGCCTCGCCCGTTCAAATGTGTATATTTATGACATGTTTGTACGTCAGAAAAAGAATAAAAGTGGCTCGTTTAGTATTCAGATTCTTAAAAAAGAGGGGAGAAGAAATAAGATATTGCAAACTGTTGGAGTCGGACGGACATCCCAAGAGGTAGATTTGCTTAAACGGATTGCTAATTTTGAGATAGACAAGCTAAGCCAACAACCTTCATTATTCATTGAATCGGAAGATCTTACAATTGATGCATTTGTTTCCTCTTTATACAATGAAAATATCCAGTTGATAGGACCGGATTTGGTTTTCGGTTCGTTGTTCAACACTGTGGGCTATGAAAGTTCTCTTAAGGATACAGAGTATCTAAAAGCACTTGTCATCAGCCGCCTTGTCATGCCCGGTAGCAAGTTGCGTACTGTAGAGTACCTGCATCGACATGCAAAGGTTGATGTGGGAGTGCATGCAATTTATAGGTACATGGACAAGCTTACTGAACCTGTCATCAATATAATACAGGGCATCACATTTAACTACACCAAGAAAATATTGAACAATCAGATCGGTCTAGTATTCTACGACATGACCACATTGTACTTTGAAACAGACAAAGAAGATCAGTTAAGAAAGATAGGGTATTCCAAAGACGGTAAACACCAGCACCCTCAAATCATGATTGGTCTTTTGGTGAGTACGAACGGTTACCCGATTGCTTATCAAGTTTTTGAAGGTAATACAGCTGAGACTAAAACACTGGTACCTGCCATTGAACAGATATGTAAACGCTACGCGATAGCAAAACCCATAGTCGTTGCAGATGCTGCCTTACTTTCAAAAAAGAACATTGAGAAACTTGAAGAAGAAGGTTTTCGATATATTTTAGGCGGTCGGGTAAAAAGTGAAAAAGAAGATATCAGAAACTTGATATTAGAAGCGAACATCCCAGAAACCAAGCCTCACGATTTTATAACAAGTAAAGGACGCTTAGTAGTCTCATTCAGCACCAAACGGCAGCGAAAAGATGAGTTTAATAGGAAACGAGGTCTAACAAAACTGAAGAAGAAGGTAGCCACGGGAAAGCTAACAAAGGAAAGTATCAATAACCGGGGCTACAATAAGTATCTCAAACTAGAAGGGGACACAAAGGTTGAAATTGATTATGATAGATATAAAGCGGATAGTAAATGGGATGGGCTGAAAGGATACAACACCAACACGGACTTAGACCCTAAAGAAGTAATAAAGGCTTATGCTAATTTATGGACTGTGGAAAAAGCATTTAGAATATCGAAATCAGACCTACGGGCAAGACCAATATATCACAGAAAAAATGGTCGTATAAAGGCCCACATATGCATATGCTTCATGGCTTACACACTATACAAGGAACTTGAAAGAAGACTATGTCTAAATAAAACAGGCATCTCTATCGAAAAAGCAATTTTAGAAATCAACGATATACAACAATTAACCTATGCACTTCCACGGTCAAAGGAAGTCAAATCTAAACTGCTACAACTATCTGAAAGCAAAACTAAGATTCTTGAAATTATGAAATTTTGA